In a genomic window of beta proteobacterium MWH-UniP1:
- a CDS encoding MBL fold metallo-hydrolase, with protein MSAIRRIFTHITLLLALASISLGLAAKDITGRVVTATGVILIDSGASSHSAAMLEQAVKAVTSKPIKWVLNTGSQDHRWLGNGYFAKQGAEIHAMAGTVKTQQASAQQQLNNLKRFVGGQLAGTTPFYATKTHQLPEQVVTIDGVRMQWIETNAHYPGDTMIYFPEASVVFTGDLVYVDRILGVLPQSNVRKAQAAFQRLMALNPRHLVPGHGRVTDLAQAKRETGDYYDFLIANVGAAARNMDPIGETLDKFAKPAQFMHLENFAELHRANMNRVFVDFEANP; from the coding sequence ATGTCAGCCATACGCCGCATTTTTACCCACATCACTCTGCTTTTGGCGCTAGCCAGTATTTCTTTGGGCCTTGCGGCCAAGGACATCACGGGCCGAGTGGTCACCGCCACAGGCGTGATCTTGATTGACAGTGGCGCAAGTTCTCATAGTGCAGCCATGCTTGAACAGGCGGTCAAAGCTGTGACAAGTAAACCCATTAAATGGGTGTTGAATACAGGCTCACAAGATCATCGCTGGCTCGGTAACGGTTACTTTGCAAAGCAGGGCGCAGAAATCCACGCTATGGCCGGCACGGTCAAGACTCAGCAGGCATCGGCTCAACAGCAGTTGAACAATTTAAAGCGGTTTGTCGGCGGGCAGCTGGCGGGTACTACGCCGTTTTATGCAACGAAAACACATCAGCTGCCAGAGCAGGTAGTCACAATTGATGGCGTTCGCATGCAGTGGATAGAGACCAATGCGCACTATCCCGGCGACACGATGATTTACTTTCCTGAAGCCTCTGTCGTATTCACAGGTGACCTGGTGTATGTTGATCGAATCTTGGGTGTGCTGCCCCAATCAAATGTTCGCAAAGCCCAAGCCGCCTTTCAGCGGCTGATGGCGTTAAACCCGAGACACCTTGTTCCCGGGCATGGTCGAGTTACTGACCTAGCCCAGGCGAAACGGGAGACGGGTGATTACTACGATTTCTTGATTGCCAATGTGGGCGCTGCCGCGCGCAATATGGATCCGATTGGCGAAACCTTGGATAAGTTCGCCAAGCCAGCTCAGTTCATGCACCTTGAAAACTTTGCGGAGCTGCACCGGGCAAATATGAACCGGGTGTTCGTGGATTTTGAGGCAAATCCCTAG
- a CDS encoding carboxymuconolactone decarboxylase family protein: MSSFDHAGLMKSINDTLGPFRKSQAEPMQGFSKLAQGAMAEGAISAKHKELIALGIGISQRCSGCIAFHVKALIKLGATRAELEEMLAVCVYMGGGPSLMYAAEALAAWDAMANSG, encoded by the coding sequence ATGAGCAGTTTTGATCACGCTGGACTGATGAAAAGCATCAATGACACGCTGGGTCCTTTTCGCAAATCACAAGCCGAGCCCATGCAAGGATTTTCAAAGCTTGCGCAAGGCGCCATGGCTGAAGGCGCCATTAGCGCCAAGCACAAAGAGCTTATTGCTCTGGGCATTGGTATCAGCCAGCGCTGCTCCGGCTGTATTGCATTCCATGTCAAAGCACTGATCAAACTTGGCGCAACACGGGCCGAACTTGAAGAAATGCTAGCAGTTTGTGTATACATGGGCGGTGGCCCATCGCTCATGTACGCGGCCGAGGCTCTTGCCGCTTGGGATGCCATGGCAAATTCAGGGTGA
- a CDS encoding AAA family ATPase: MLLTFPTKNLAIQKAYLEPFFDVAILIGNHRSLADWNLIPLSKITTILGPNSAGKSSIYEAFEILSFLTRAQSRGSTELATIKDSARSQEIAPAYGISAKYPTDLGNLWEYLSFAEERLDRRIHTASGEKSLLADLAVKGEFPVFGNFFRSKEFQAHISDTVFTAVFENIGYSTLSLSVYLDGNLAATWTAEDGHQHINVKSFALSLFMPESVELKNLFDEHADFQYNFYYSDWSSQAPEIGPAWPSFGSVANFMFQLTPYESNDPRLADEAFALITAIFHYPLATLIQRYAWTFNSDPVRDLNSDWFFCKLNPHPDSEKLATHQFADPNQQTGTSGKHVLAREAIFQNVARLSDPSRPKSRVLTQINEWLGGKAFLDSGYQIKVDLKTCIPFTDTTLKNSGLIDIKDVFEIRENKVSNEEHQQLDIVQLKKNVEFLARIFLVDLSGRELRFSEVGTGFSQILPILTFLGISNNYVIRQPEVHLHPKLQSRVADCIVNCVANDRKSKYSGNIIIETHSEHLILRLLRRIRNSHKDELLHTSLTLYPDELSLIYIRPMGDRSQVFLVRVNSAGEFIDGWPEGFFDERDEDLWN, from the coding sequence ATGCTACTGACGTTTCCTACAAAAAATTTAGCAATACAAAAAGCCTACCTAGAGCCCTTTTTTGATGTGGCCATCTTGATTGGCAACCATCGATCTCTTGCGGATTGGAATCTAATTCCGCTGTCCAAAATTACAACAATCTTAGGACCTAACTCCGCGGGCAAGAGCAGCATTTACGAAGCTTTTGAAATATTGTCTTTCTTGACTCGCGCCCAGTCACGCGGTTCTACCGAACTCGCGACCATAAAAGATTCCGCTAGATCACAGGAAATCGCTCCCGCTTACGGCATCTCCGCCAAATACCCAACGGACCTTGGGAATCTTTGGGAATACCTGAGCTTTGCCGAAGAGCGACTAGATCGAAGGATACATACCGCCTCCGGCGAGAAAAGCCTATTGGCAGACCTTGCTGTCAAAGGCGAATTCCCTGTGTTTGGCAACTTTTTTCGAAGCAAAGAATTTCAAGCGCACATCTCGGACACTGTTTTCACTGCAGTATTTGAAAACATCGGCTATTCGACACTTTCTCTAAGTGTGTATCTAGATGGAAATCTCGCTGCAACCTGGACGGCGGAGGATGGACATCAGCATATCAATGTCAAATCCTTTGCACTCTCTTTGTTTATGCCTGAGTCGGTAGAACTCAAAAATCTATTCGATGAACACGCAGATTTCCAATACAACTTTTACTACAGCGATTGGTCGAGTCAAGCTCCAGAAATTGGCCCGGCTTGGCCATCTTTCGGGTCTGTTGCGAATTTCATGTTTCAGCTCACCCCTTACGAGTCGAACGACCCAAGACTCGCAGATGAGGCATTTGCGCTCATTACGGCAATATTTCACTACCCTCTTGCGACACTCATACAGCGATATGCATGGACTTTCAACTCAGACCCAGTGCGCGATCTCAACTCTGACTGGTTCTTTTGCAAATTGAACCCACACCCTGACTCAGAAAAACTAGCCACGCACCAGTTTGCAGATCCCAATCAGCAAACTGGCACTTCAGGAAAACACGTGCTTGCACGAGAAGCTATTTTTCAAAATGTTGCTCGATTGAGCGACCCCAGTCGCCCGAAATCTCGTGTGCTCACACAAATCAACGAATGGCTCGGTGGAAAAGCCTTTCTTGATTCTGGGTATCAAATCAAAGTCGATCTTAAAACCTGTATTCCTTTTACAGATACAACGCTAAAAAACTCCGGCTTGATTGACATAAAGGATGTGTTTGAGATTCGGGAAAACAAAGTATCTAACGAGGAACATCAGCAGTTGGATATAGTCCAACTCAAGAAAAACGTTGAATTCCTCGCCCGAATATTTCTCGTTGATTTAAGTGGTCGAGAGCTAAGATTCTCAGAGGTCGGTACAGGCTTTTCACAAATTCTCCCAATTCTGACGTTTCTGGGAATCTCCAACAACTATGTGATTCGTCAACCGGAAGTCCATCTGCATCCAAAGCTGCAATCCAGGGTAGCCGACTGTATCGTCAATTGTGTAGCTAATGACCGAAAATCTAAATACTCTGGGAATATCATAATCGAAACACATAGCGAGCACTTGATTCTCCGACTGCTGAGGCGAATTCGAAACTCCCACAAAGACGAGTTACTGCATACCTCATTAACCCTCTATCCCGATGAGTTGTCGCTGATTTATATAAGACCGATGGGCGACAGAAGTCAAGTATTTCTAGTTCGTGTCAATTCGGCCGGAGAGTTTATCGACGGCTGGCCCGAGGGCTTTTTTGATGAACGAGACGAAGATCTTTGGAATTAA
- a CDS encoding restriction endonuclease, which translates to MSKPLSRSKALGAKVIFAAMQILRDRGGELPGREVISAIEQTLDLDDWARSTYEKSGYTRWISILHFYSIDMIKAGYMLKRKGVWYLTKEGVAALDLGEIGMLQSALAKYKEWREENPREKREKSSDEDLEEVDVSQGEQGQEATLQEVEQRAADGIRQRIDSINAYEFQDLVAALLRGMKYYTPFIAPRGKDGGVDIIAYQDPLGAVSPRIKVQIKHRDSSASVQEIRELIGLLSKDGDVGMFVSTGGFTSDAKIQARNSHVHVELVDLDRFIALWQEFYPKLSDEDKERLRLRPVFFYDPAI; encoded by the coding sequence TTGAGTAAACCACTTTCTAGATCTAAAGCACTAGGTGCAAAGGTAATTTTCGCTGCGATGCAAATTTTAAGAGACCGAGGCGGCGAGCTTCCTGGTCGCGAAGTTATCAGCGCTATCGAACAAACGCTTGATCTTGATGATTGGGCTCGCTCCACGTACGAAAAGTCTGGCTATACACGTTGGATCAGCATCCTGCATTTTTACAGTATTGACATGATTAAAGCAGGGTACATGCTTAAACGAAAAGGCGTCTGGTACCTGACAAAAGAAGGTGTTGCAGCGCTTGATCTCGGCGAGATTGGAATGCTGCAATCGGCACTCGCAAAGTACAAAGAGTGGCGCGAAGAGAACCCAAGAGAAAAGCGCGAGAAGTCATCTGATGAAGACTTGGAAGAAGTCGATGTTAGTCAAGGAGAGCAAGGGCAAGAGGCGACCTTACAAGAGGTTGAACAGCGTGCTGCTGATGGCATACGACAGCGTATCGATAGTATTAATGCTTATGAGTTCCAGGACCTCGTTGCAGCGCTCCTCCGCGGGATGAAATACTACACGCCGTTTATTGCCCCAAGAGGCAAAGATGGTGGGGTGGATATCATCGCCTATCAAGATCCCCTAGGCGCAGTTAGCCCCCGCATCAAAGTGCAGATCAAGCATCGTGACAGTAGCGCAAGCGTCCAAGAGATACGAGAGTTAATCGGACTGCTTAGCAAAGACGGGGATGTAGGGATGTTTGTCTCCACAGGTGGATTCACAAGCGATGCCAAAATCCAGGCCCGAAACTCACATGTCCATGTCGAGTTAGTTGACCTCGATCGATTCATTGCCCTTTGGCAAGAGTTTTACCCAAAACTTTCCGATGAAGATAAAGAGCGGCTCCGGCTACGCCCAGTATTCTTTTACGATCCAGCGATTTGA